Below is a genomic region from Culicoides brevitarsis isolate CSIRO-B50_1 chromosome 2, AGI_CSIRO_Cbre_v1, whole genome shotgun sequence.
tttttaaatacttgtgaattacaaatttaaaaaataaaaacaaataaataaataatttaaagttcttattaatttaattaaataaattaacactaaatttattagaataaatacaaacaaattataaaagacaataaatattttaaaattaagtcaatgaatattttttgaaaaattatttcgataaaatattcttgttaaaaatttcaaattaaaatttaaaaaatttttttaactagctcaaaattttatataattaattaattaaatttatttttaatcatttgattttttaataattttaaaatttttctatagaaaattttaaaaaattaattaaaaaaaactaaagaaaatcaaaataatatttttttaaaagtttttaattttctttaaaaaaaatctaaaaataaatgccCACAAACTCTcattcactttaattttatactcGATATCGtatcttttttctttaaaaaattgactagTCTATTGGAAACATATTGCattagttatttttagtcGTCTCTAGACAGAGCGCGTcgttattcattatttttttttataaaaaattggattcCGATCACTTGTTTCGtttttatacataaatttcaaaccgagaaataattttaccgCCATACAGTACAAATAAAGCTAATTAAAATAtctgtaacaaaatttttatgtttacacAAAGAACATGTTTTAGTATTATTTGAATGGAATTCTTTCTGCGATTGTGTGCTTCAAAATTCAACAACTCAGTAACGCCTCAACTCCAGAAGTgtcgattttaattttgtcccaatttttattttaaaaaaattcaagctgGATAATTTAGTGGATTGTTTGCGTTCCTGTCTGATCACCAGACGATCGAGCGAGCCGCGCGAAGAAGACCCCGAAACACTAGATCTCAAGGAGCTACGAGCAAAAATGGCATTTTCCATCCAACTGCCCCGCCAGCCGGTCGAAGGTGACGAAATTGAAATCTGCGGAGTCGTACATGAACCGTTACATGTGTAAGTATCCAGAAATAACgcatttaatgtttattttcgtGTGGCGCTAGTGAATTTAGGtcataatattcaaaaatatttcagattttccatcaatttGACACAAAGTCCGCGTCACAAAGCGATCGGCTACCATCTAAAAGTGGATTACGACAAAGGCCAGATTGTGCATGATTGGCGCGACTCGCATGGCTGGCAGCACGCACACATCCAGGAACTCGGAACCACCGCAATGGGCAATCACGACCAGGTCAATGGCTTCCGATTTCTCTTCAGATTCCGCCGAAATGCAGTGGACGTGTTCGAGGAAGGCGACAATTTCCTCAAATCGCACGAAATCAAGTTGGGccttaaaaatatcaactaCCTTGAGGTGTGGGAGGACACACGGCAAAGCAACAACCAGTTAGTTCAAATCGTAAAACTGAATTTCTTATTCAAGCATCACGGTATGTGAACGAAGATGAGGAGAAACGAAAAACGATTGAACACCAAAAAAAGATGTAAATACgtcatttttacatttcacGTATATCAAGTTacttcaaaagtatttttatttatttttttaataatttttttttcgttttaacaCTAGatactttttgtttaaaaattacaaataaattattttacgtctcttatgattttaaataattaagtagCTAGCTCCTAATGTGTCTTTTTTTAgccataaattgaatttattatcaatattaattttagttgtagttttataataataattttattttttaaaacatttatcgtaattttatgttttattttttgcaagtcaagtattaattattattattttataaaatttttacacattattcgataaaaaagagatttttatgttttattagacaagaatttatttttatctgttttaTTCGAATTAAAAGGTAATTAAAGTTGTAGGTTAAAAAGTGTTTATTTTCACAGCAATTAAACGAGTGATcgtaaaaaatagttgaaagtttatcaaattactttttgaaaaaattattgcttgtgaaaaaataattaaaattaaaaaaaataatattttaaaaaaaatgggaaaagatcgagtttttatatatttttttttaattttaatttttaaaaaaatattcaaattttttaaaattgatttttaaaaaagttaaataattttattttaaaaaataattttatttaattataatttaaatcgcttcaaaaaaatttttttatattttttttttccatttgaaaaatctaaaatccagtagggaaaaaaaatttgtaaaattttacatatttttttttttttgcttttcataattttgttttttgtaaatttttagatttaaaatttttttctaccaaaattaatattttgttcacATGGATttacttctttaaaaatattttacaacaaaattatttaatgaacttaatttttaattttttgacaatttttttaaagattttttttttcaaatttaattttttttataaaattaaaaagatttcaaattaatttttaaatacaaaaaataaaaaatgaaatatttataaaaagttaaaatttgttaaatttcagtcattttatatgaaaaaaaaattttaaaactagtTTTAcctaattcagaaaaaaaatttgggcaaaaaaaagaaaaaaaaatttaaagcgaactagttttgaaaaaattcataattttttaaaaattaaaaaaaaaattgttaaaaatgtcaGTCTTGTAAAAATGTTCATCCTCGTCcgaataaaacataaaaatctctttttcgaCATTTATAAATAAGAATACGTACATACagagtaattaattaatatagaGAAATTTACAGCAATAggaaaaatgtgtgttttttttttgtatgtctgAAAAATGcgacaacaaatatttatcaagttctttgataaaattagGGCAAGAGAGAGCAAAATTACGTCATTTTACTTGATTCcagagtaaattttaaaaaaacaattaaagaaATGGCACGGAaacaaaacacataaaaaaattttttcacagaaaaaaaaaattaaaagttttaactaTTTTCGATCTTGAATCCGCCCAATTGTAATTCACCCTGCGCATTTGTCGTGATGTAGTTGGATTGCTGCATCAGCGGTATCGTGTACAACGTGTTGCCGTCTGCCGATGTCACGGCCTTGATATATGTCGTTTTGGTGGCTTGCGTCGTCGTTTGGTTTGTCGTGTACGCAATTTGCTGCGTCTGACTATTTGGTACTTGTTGCCCCTGGCTCGTGCTCACGATGCACGGCAGCTGCAGGATTTGCGGTTGCGACGTGCCGATCGTTTGTACGGTGTTACTGGGTGTGGCGGTGGATGTCATTTGGATCTGAATCGGTTGACTTTGCATCTGCGTGAGAGTATCTGAGGGTTGTGTGATCTTAATTGGCTGGTACGTGGGTTGCGGCAGGAGTTGTTgcgattgttgttgttgttgctgctgtgaTTGCGGGACAACTTCGCCTTCTTCGAGACCGTCttgctttgtttgttttgctttgcgggcctaaattttggttttttggtTGGTTAGAAAATTCGTCGAGTTTATTACAGGTGGGAACTCACTTTAATTTTGGTTACGATTGGATTCGTTTCGGCGCCTTCTTGAACTTTTTCCTTCTTGCCTTTGACGTTGTCTCCGCCGACTTCGGGATGAgtactgaaaaataaataaaataaaataaattaaaatttgaaaatttttactaaggctaattttttcactttttgtcaaattatgatttttataagaaaaaaaaaattaatgaattaatttttaaaaacaaatatttagtcaattgaaaaattttattttcaattaaatttaagcaaatttttttagcgaattgaaaataattttaaaataaacagtaaaaattttttttttaataaaattatttaatacattatttaattttattgtttgatgaaaaaatattttaaaattttaagttaaaaattttaacaaaaaaatttcaacttcaaaaaaaaaaataaaaatcgaaaaattttgaaaaaaatttaatttttaaaaaatactttcaaaaaaagaattttttatgtaaaaatttttcaaaaaaaaaattaaaaaatttaaaatattttgaaaattatttgaaaattttttaaaataaaaacccaaaaatatgtcaaaaaaaattaataaaaatttttaacttttttttttaacattttgccccattgaattttcggcaaaatataaaatttaaaatttcttattttttaaaaattttcaataaataaatttgtccaaaaatttttttgaaattggggggggggcaaaaaattttttaaaattatttaaataaatttaataaaataatttttgaaaaatttaattttaatgtttaaaaaaaattaaacttaattaaaaattaaaattttattttaaacaaagtaaaaaaaaaatataaaaaatttttaaaaattgaaaaaaatttttgacaaataataaaaaattaatttaaaattttcttaaattttatgaaaaaatttttttggacaaaaattcaaaaatttaatttttaaatttttttcttttaaaaaaaaaattaaaatttaattttataaaattttgcctttaaaattatttaaataattattttaactaaaataatttaaattaaaaattaaatttaattaaattttaatttttatttaaattattaaaataagaacgcaaaaaattataaaaaaaaataattttttaaacaatttttaaaaatctctactaagattattaaaaattttattttgaacatttcaagtgaaaaaaatataaagtttaaaaaaaaaaaaatttaaattttggtaaaaataattgaaaaataattaaaaattatttgaataaaatttttatataaattttgaaagaaaaaaatcttttaaaaataaataaataaaataattttgttgattaaaaattataaaaaaatgttacggtcattaaaaaatgataaaatgttcatattttgcctttaaaaatgggaaaaatttgtcaaaaattttttaataaaaaattaaaaaaatttttttttcatgatttttcaatcaaaaaaatatttaaaaaatataaatatttcttttaccTCAAAATATGAAGGAAAAGttgacaaaaagtgaaaattcgatttaattcacataaaaaaataaaactcaccgTCGATGCTTGTTCAAATTATCCTTGCGCGAGAAGAACTTGTGACACAAATCGCACGAAAACATCTTCTTTCCCGTATGACTGACAACATGTCGCAACAAATGCTCCTTCCGACTAAACGATTTATTGCAACCGGGCTCCTCGCACTTGAACGGTCTCAGTCCCACGTGCGATTTCAAATGCTGCATGAGATGTTCCTTCCGTTTGAAGACCTTCTTGCAAACATCGCATGTCGTCAGTGTCACCGGCGGATCATTTCCTTCGTGCTTAATCGCCGTAATGAGCTGCATTTGTTGTTGCGCCATCATTGACTCGATCGTTGGCGGCGCATCTGTGTCGGAATTATTTCCGGTGTTGTCTTGCTGCTTCGGCGGCGATTGTTGCGCGGTTTGTGTGACAGTCGGTGGTGTCGCGGTCGTTTGTTGTTGCGGCTTTTGTGATGTTTGGGTGGCAGGACGTGGCGTTTCCTTCGGTTTTTTGCCGTAATTTCTTTTCACGGTCACTGGCTTGTCTTCGGGCTCCTCGAAGGAAGTTGCTTCCATCGTGATGTCACTTTGGGAGACTTGCGTGTCGACCGAGACTTGTTGCTGGGGCGTCGTTTGAATTTGTTGCGGGATAATGTGCGCTTGTTGCGATGGCGCGATCGATATGGtgggttgttgttgctgctgttgttgttgttgttgttgtgctgCTGCTTGATTAAAAGCCGTCTGAAGTTGCTGCGACGTGATCTGAACTTGActttgttgctgttgctgcaGTTGCTGGGCTTGTGCGGCGAGCTGTGCCTGGATTTGCTGCTGAATTTGTTGCTGAATATTGAGATTTTGGAATGCTTGTGTCGAAAGTTGGACCGTTTGGGGGATTTGCTGCGGCATGAGTTGAACTGTGGGCTGCCCATCGGGGTTTTGTTGGATTTTGAGTTGAACGTAGGTGGTTGGCTGTTGTGCGGGCTGCGTGTATTGCGGTTGCGGTGGTTGTTTCGTCGGCGTCAACTCGTTATTCGCAAttaattgggacaaaatttggtTGTTGGCTTCAATTGTGCCGTCACTTTTGATGATTAGCGGCACCATTGACGTTtgcggttgttgttgttgttgctgctgctgcggttGCTTATTGGCCGATTGCAAAAGTTGCTGCAACGAGATCGTTTTCGGCTGTTGGTTCGTCATCGAAGCCGGAATCGTCATTGGTATCGTTTGTTGTTGCTTCGTCGGTGTCGATAACACGAGATTTATCTTCGGTTTCTtgtctaattcaatttttgcttttttcgtgACGTTCGTTGTCATGCCACTCAGCTCGAAATTCACGGGTTGCACTTTGCGCGTGCTCTTCGGCGTACTTTTCagcttcaaaaattcatccacGGAGATGCTGCCGGACATTTCCGTCGAATCAGCACTTGTCGACGCACTCGGTTGCAAATTAAAAGTCGGCGTCGTTTCAACTTTATACTGAATTGGACTCGCTTTCAACGTTTGTCCGTCAATTGTCAGCGTATATTGCGGCATTGCTGGTTGTTGGACCACCGTGGGTTCGTTATGTTCCTCATTTGCTTGGATCCCAACCGCTTGAATTATGCTGCTCAAGAAATCCGAACTGACATTTGTGGGAGCGGCGACTTGTGTGGGCATCGTCGTCATTTTTGGCGTCGCTGTTATCGTGAAACTGGGCGCCAACGGAGGTGCTTCGCTCTTTAAATTGCCCAAAGTTGCAACAGTGGCTTGTTGTTGCTGCGGCGTTCCACTTTTGATGTAAACTTGACCTCCATTTCGCAGCTTGGAACTCGTCAAACAGCCCTCGAGCAACGTTTGGGCTTGCAAACAGCCGTTTTTGTATTCGTAGATGGTCTCCACCTGCTGCACACATGTCGTACACAGAATTTTCGGGAGTTTGTCATTTTCGTCCACCTGcaagaaatga
It encodes:
- the LOC134831279 gene encoding zinc finger E-box-binding homeobox 1-like, with the translated sequence MGEYRCVNFYELCRLCTASQGKKVHIFSEEGKQKSLQLKINKGLLINVDENDKLPKILCTTCVQQVETIYEYKNGCLQAQTLLEGCLTSSKLRNGGQVYIKSGTPQQQQATVATLGNLKSEAPPLAPSFTITATPKMTTMPTQVAAPTNVSSDFLSSIIQAVGIQANEEHNEPTVVQQPAMPQYTLTIDGQTLKASPIQYKVETTPTFNLQPSASTSADSTEMSGSISVDEFLKLKSTPKSTRKVQPVNFELSGMTTNVTKKAKIELDKKPKINLVLSTPTKQQQTIPMTIPASMTNQQPKTISLQQLLQSANKQPQQQQQQQQPQTSMVPLIIKSDGTIEANNQILSQLIANNELTPTKQPPQPQYTQPAQQPTTYVQLKIQQNPDGQPTVQLMPQQIPQTVQLSTQAFQNLNIQQQIQQQIQAQLAAQAQQLQQQQQSQVQITSQQLQTAFNQAAAQQQQQQQQQQQPTISIAPSQQAHIIPQQIQTTPQQQVSVDTQVSQSDITMEATSFEEPEDKPVTVKRNYGKKPKETPRPATQTSQKPQQQTTATPPTVTQTAQQSPPKQQDNTGNNSDTDAPPTIESMMAQQQMQLITAIKHEGNDPPVTLTTCDVCKKVFKRKEHLMQHLKSHVGLRPFKCEEPGCNKSFSRKEHLLRHVVSHTGKKMFSCDLCHKFFSRKDNLNKHRRTHPEVGGDNVKGKKEKVQEGAETNPIVTKIKARKAKQTKQDGLEEGEVVPQSQQQQQQQSQQLLPQPTYQPIKITQPSDTLTQMQSQPIQIQMTSTATPSNTVQTIGTSQPQILQLPCIVSTSQGQQVPNSQTQQIAYTTNQTTTQATKTTYIKAVTSADGNTLYTIPLMQQSNYITTNAQGELQLGGFKIENS